The Rhodothermaceae bacterium genome includes a region encoding these proteins:
- a CDS encoding arylsulfatase has translation MLINALFFLPSALLISSCDPAPDHPNIVVILADDMGYGDTGAYNSESKISTPHIDRLARDGMRFTDAHSPSAVCTPTRYGLLTGRYAWRTHMKRGVLVGYSKSLIDTTRLTLPRLLQQNGYTTGAVGKWHLGLGSIEPVDYNQRLAPGPNAIGFDYFYGIPSSLDFPPYVYVHNEWVVQAPTDTIGRSEHRRRGGGGFWRAGAIAPDFDHADVLPVTTLKAVEFIDGHADSAPFFLYVPLSAPHTPWLPDSSYMGTTGAGMYGDFVAQVDDVVGDIFNALDRNDIADKTLLIVTSDNGAHWPPGDVEHYGHRANGELRGQKADIWEGGHRVPFIARWPERVEAGAVSDQLVSLTDLMATAASILQVELPPDAAEDSYDILGILQGTSPGLRTSMVQHSLNGFFAMRGGDWKLIPHRGSGGFSEPRDYIPEPGEPAGQLYNLSADFSESVNLYDEHPEKVTELEELLEQIQTKGHSRLPRR, from the coding sequence TTGTTGATCAATGCTCTTTTTTTCCTGCCTTCGGCCCTACTGATCTCCTCCTGCGACCCTGCACCTGACCATCCGAATATCGTTGTGATTTTGGCAGATGACATGGGTTACGGGGATACGGGTGCATACAATTCGGAATCGAAAATTTCGACGCCTCACATAGACCGCCTAGCACGCGACGGTATGCGGTTCACAGATGCCCACTCGCCTAGTGCGGTGTGCACACCGACGCGCTATGGATTGCTTACCGGGCGCTACGCATGGAGAACTCACATGAAGAGAGGAGTCCTCGTTGGATATTCGAAGAGTCTGATAGATACGACAAGGCTGACCTTGCCACGACTGCTGCAGCAGAATGGCTATACGACCGGGGCCGTCGGTAAATGGCACCTCGGTCTGGGATCCATCGAACCCGTCGACTACAATCAACGCCTTGCTCCAGGACCGAATGCGATAGGTTTTGACTATTTCTACGGGATTCCTTCATCATTGGATTTTCCTCCCTACGTATATGTGCATAATGAATGGGTAGTCCAGGCACCGACGGACACAATTGGGCGGAGTGAGCATCGACGACGAGGAGGCGGTGGCTTCTGGCGTGCTGGAGCTATTGCACCTGACTTTGATCACGCGGATGTGCTGCCCGTAACGACATTGAAGGCCGTGGAGTTTATTGATGGTCATGCAGATTCTGCTCCCTTCTTCCTGTATGTACCTCTGTCAGCCCCCCATACACCTTGGCTGCCCGATTCATCGTACATGGGAACCACGGGAGCAGGAATGTATGGTGACTTCGTGGCACAGGTGGACGATGTCGTAGGAGATATATTTAATGCACTGGACCGCAACGATATTGCTGATAAAACGCTCCTCATTGTGACGAGTGACAATGGAGCACATTGGCCCCCCGGTGATGTGGAGCACTATGGACATCGTGCCAATGGGGAACTGCGTGGACAAAAGGCAGACATATGGGAAGGAGGACATCGAGTACCATTCATCGCCCGTTGGCCGGAGAGGGTTGAAGCAGGCGCTGTGAGCGATCAGTTGGTCTCGTTGACCGATCTCATGGCTACTGCCGCATCTATCCTGCAGGTAGAACTTCCACCGGATGCTGCTGAAGACAGCTATGACATTCTGGGGATTCTGCAAGGGACGTCACCCGGACTCCGCACATCTATGGTACAACATTCCCTGAACGGCTTTTTCGCAATGCGTGGCGGAGACTGGAAGCTGATTCCCCACCGAGGGTCTGGTGGATTCTCTGAACCTCGCGACTACATACCGGAGCCTGGAGAACCTGCAGGACAACTGTACAACCTGTCGGCAGATTTCAGCGAGTCGGTAAACCTATATGACGAACATCCAGAAAAAGTGACCGAGTTGGAAGAATTGCTGGAGCAGATCCAGACGAAGGGACACAGCCGCCTCCCTCGACGTTGA